In Nocardia sp. NBC_00403, one DNA window encodes the following:
- a CDS encoding TetR family transcriptional regulator — MAPPRKHDTDVILDAARTLVLADGPRAASVAAIAAASGAPVGTLYHRFGNRNGVLTEAWLRALTRFQERVMAGAGNRDPVEAGVAMAVAAVRFGRELPDDAKLLLNLRPSDLLDGGPDAEFRLRLDQMNAPLFEHLRRLARDLLGADGDREIDAVSRAVVDLPYAALRRHAHSRELPDWLDTDLATAARTLLTSYQR; from the coding sequence ATGGCGCCACCCCGCAAGCACGACACCGATGTGATCCTCGACGCAGCACGCACCCTCGTGCTCGCCGACGGTCCCCGCGCGGCCAGTGTCGCGGCGATCGCCGCGGCGAGCGGCGCGCCCGTCGGCACGCTGTACCACCGCTTCGGCAACCGCAACGGCGTCCTCACCGAGGCGTGGTTGCGCGCGCTTACACGCTTTCAGGAGCGCGTCATGGCGGGCGCAGGCAACCGGGACCCGGTCGAGGCGGGGGTAGCGATGGCGGTGGCAGCCGTTCGGTTCGGTCGCGAATTGCCCGACGACGCAAAGCTTCTGCTCAACCTGCGCCCGAGCGACCTGCTCGACGGCGGACCCGACGCGGAGTTCCGCCTCCGCCTCGACCAGATGAACGCGCCATTGTTCGAGCACCTGCGGCGCCTGGCCCGCGACCTCCTCGGCGCGGACGGCGACCGGGAGATCGACGCCGTCAGCCGCGCCGTCGTCGATCTCCCCTATGCCGCGCTGCGCCGCCATGCCCATTCCCGCGAGCTGCCCGACTGGCTCGACACCGACCTCGCCACCGCGGCTCGCACGCTGCTGACCTCATACCAGCGCTGA